In a genomic window of Agarivorans albus:
- a CDS encoding YajG family lipoprotein, translating into MKTQFLLPALLISGVLGLSACSSQPQQVALTPSIEVNDSAQHSIIAAIKSQDLRSNRFLISIHQEGEEQAQLISSGSNLRQNIEQQLSSAWQQQGIGFVPDSPNLITIDILELANKVEESSVKHAASSVMRLKVTIDTPHKTLSKQFRSTHTNEGAFSVNVSKQSEAMSQQLSELLTQIANDPQLIEVLEYQL; encoded by the coding sequence TTGAAAACTCAGTTTTTATTGCCCGCTTTGCTAATTAGCGGCGTATTAGGGCTTAGCGCCTGCAGCAGCCAACCGCAGCAAGTCGCATTAACCCCAAGCATTGAGGTTAATGATTCGGCTCAACACTCAATCATTGCTGCAATAAAATCTCAAGATTTACGCAGTAACCGATTTTTAATTAGCATTCACCAAGAAGGTGAAGAACAGGCCCAGCTGATTTCAAGCGGCAGCAATTTGCGTCAAAACATTGAGCAACAGCTCTCGAGTGCTTGGCAACAACAAGGCATTGGTTTTGTGCCAGACTCACCAAACCTAATTACCATTGATATTCTAGAATTGGCCAACAAAGTAGAAGAAAGCAGCGTTAAACATGCCGCCAGTTCTGTTATGCGTTTAAAGGTGACTATCGACACCCCTCACAAAACCTTAAGCAAACAATTTCGTTCCACCCACACTAATGAAGGTGCGTTTTCTGTCAACGTAAGCAAGCAAAGCGAAGCCATGAGCCAACAGCTTTCTGAACTACTGACACAAATCGCTAACGACCCGCAACTTATTGAAGTATTGGAGTATCAATTATGA
- a CDS encoding methyltransferase gives MSHELQINSLHLSLSRYPKQATNDLQAWNAADELMLNFAFEQTTTAKRILIMNDEFGALACALLASPEFADSQIHWLSDSFIAQQALAENLKANNLTMDGRLTLLSSTDSLPASDMVLMRQPKSLNYLEYQLIALQAILSADSLFACGVMLKNLPKSVFSLFEKHLGEVSTSLAKKKARLLFGHYQGISSTSPYPKQWKVAEHQFKLNDHANVFCFGKLDIGSRFMLDNFPQGDFEVVVDLGCGNGLLGLQALKHYPKAKVSFCDESAMALASAKNNVSLNFPERLADCEFNHDNALQHQADNSADLVLCNPPFHQQNTISTHIAQQMFRDAKRCLRSGGQLIVVANRHLGYHPLLKSYFGGYKLLASNNKFVILSSTKR, from the coding sequence ATGAGTCATGAATTGCAAATTAACTCGCTCCATTTGAGCTTATCGCGCTACCCAAAACAGGCGACAAACGATTTACAAGCATGGAATGCTGCTGATGAACTAATGCTCAACTTTGCCTTTGAGCAAACCACCACAGCCAAACGCATACTCATTATGAACGATGAATTTGGTGCACTTGCCTGTGCTCTGCTGGCCTCCCCTGAGTTTGCCGATAGCCAAATACATTGGTTAAGCGACTCTTTTATTGCTCAGCAAGCCTTAGCTGAGAACTTAAAAGCAAATAACTTAACTATGGATGGGCGGCTCACTCTGCTCAGCAGCACCGATAGCCTTCCAGCCAGTGACATGGTGTTGATGCGTCAGCCCAAAAGCTTAAATTATTTGGAATACCAACTAATTGCACTGCAAGCGATATTGTCGGCTGATAGCCTTTTTGCCTGCGGCGTAATGCTAAAGAACTTACCTAAGTCAGTTTTCTCTTTATTTGAAAAACACCTTGGCGAGGTAAGCACTTCGCTGGCGAAGAAAAAAGCTCGCTTATTGTTTGGCCACTATCAAGGTATTAGCTCTACTAGCCCTTATCCCAAACAATGGAAAGTTGCAGAGCACCAATTCAAGCTAAACGACCACGCTAATGTATTTTGCTTCGGCAAGTTAGATATTGGCAGCCGCTTTATGTTAGACAATTTTCCACAGGGCGATTTTGAAGTTGTGGTTGATTTGGGTTGTGGCAATGGCTTACTGGGTTTGCAAGCTCTCAAACATTATCCCAAAGCTAAAGTCTCTTTTTGTGACGAATCGGCTATGGCCTTAGCCTCGGCAAAAAATAATGTAAGCTTAAACTTTCCAGAGCGATTAGCCGATTGTGAGTTTAACCACGACAACGCTTTGCAGCATCAAGCCGACAACAGTGCCGATCTCGTGTTATGTAATCCGCCTTTTCATCAACAAAACACCATTTCTACGCATATTGCCCAACAAATGTTTCGTGACGCTAAACGCTGCTTACGCAGTGGCGGCCAACTGATAGTGGTAGCTAACCGACACTTGGGCTATCACCCACTATTAAAATCTTACTTTGGCGGTTATAAGTTACTGGCGAGCAATAACAAATTTGTTATTCTGAGCAGCACTAAGCGTTAA
- a CDS encoding alpha-ketoglutarate-dependent dioxygenase AlkB family protein, translating into MLQALISGSSVSKLRAKLKQHPYGNRLSYVVLAEDTQVENIVHHQQWLKAESAEAFYRQSLTKLPWQQHTIKIFGKTCLEPRLSLWIGDANTAYRYSGEWRTPLSWPSFLLPLKFAVQQKCGQQFNSVLLNYYRDGHDYMSWHSDNEKQLGKQPVIASLSLGQARRFLFRNKSKDQKHEYLLEHGDLLVMNKLCQDQWQHSLPKALRIKQPRINFTFRYTMPDD; encoded by the coding sequence ATGCTGCAGGCCTTGATTAGTGGCAGCAGTGTATCTAAGTTGAGGGCTAAACTAAAGCAACACCCATATGGAAATAGGCTGTCGTACGTGGTGCTAGCAGAAGATACTCAAGTAGAAAACATTGTTCATCATCAGCAATGGCTAAAAGCCGAGTCTGCCGAGGCATTTTATCGACAATCGCTTACCAAGCTGCCTTGGCAGCAACATACCATCAAAATATTTGGCAAAACTTGCTTGGAGCCACGCCTTTCCTTGTGGATAGGCGATGCGAATACCGCTTATCGTTATTCGGGCGAGTGGCGTACGCCTTTGTCTTGGCCTAGCTTTTTATTACCACTAAAGTTTGCCGTGCAGCAAAAGTGCGGGCAGCAGTTTAACAGCGTATTACTAAACTATTATCGAGATGGTCATGATTACATGAGCTGGCATAGTGACAACGAAAAGCAATTGGGTAAGCAACCGGTGATTGCTTCTTTGAGTTTAGGGCAAGCGCGTCGTTTTTTATTTCGTAATAAATCCAAAGATCAAAAACACGAGTATTTATTGGAACATGGCGATTTATTGGTAATGAATAAATTATGCCAAGACCAATGGCAACACAGCTTGCCTAAGGCTTTGCGGATAAAACAGCCGAGGATCAATTTTACTTTTCGTTATACAATGCCAGATGACTAA
- a CDS encoding BolA family protein: MRVETLITNKLQQHFAPTHLEVVNESNMHNVPAGSESHFKVTIVSEAFEGKRLLQRHRAVNQLLAEELKNEIHALAMHTFTPAQWAEQQQVPSSPQCRGGQ, translated from the coding sequence ATGCGGGTTGAAACACTAATCACCAATAAATTGCAGCAACATTTTGCTCCAACGCATTTAGAAGTGGTGAATGAAAGTAATATGCATAATGTGCCTGCCGGCTCAGAGAGCCATTTTAAAGTGACAATTGTGAGTGAGGCCTTTGAAGGTAAACGTTTATTGCAACGCCATCGAGCGGTAAATCAATTGCTTGCCGAAGAGCTTAAAAATGAAATTCATGCTTTAGCAATGCATACTTTTACGCCCGCGCAATGGGCTGAGCAACAACAAGTACCTAGTTCACCTCAGTGCCGTGGTGGACAATAG